In one Pseudomonas sp. R84 genomic region, the following are encoded:
- a CDS encoding aldehyde dehydrogenase family protein yields the protein MRYAHPGTEGAKVSFKAKYGNYIGGEFVAPVKGQYFTNTSPVNGQPIAEFPRSTAEDIDKALDAAHAAADAWGATSVQARSLILLKIADRIEQNLELLAITETWDNGKAIRETLNADIPLAADHFRYFAGCLRAQEGSAAEIDGNTVAYHIHEPLGVVGQIIPWNFPILMAAWKLAPALAAGNCVVLKPAEQTPLGITVLLELIGDLLPPGVLNIVQGYGKEAGEALATSKRIAKIAFTGSTPVGSHIMKCAAENIIPSTVELGGKSPNIFFEDIMQAEPTFIEKAAEGLVLAFFNQGEVCTCPSRALVQESIYDEFMAVVMKKVLQIKRGDPLDTDTMVGAQASEQQFDKILSYLEIAKGEGAELLTGGKVEKLEGNLSTGYYIQPTLLKGTNKMRVFQEEIFGPVVSITTFKDEAEALAIANDTEFGLGAGLWTRDINRAYRMGRAIKAGRVWTNCYHLYPAHAAFGGYKKSGVGRETHKMMLDHYQQTKNLLVSYDINPLGFF from the coding sequence ATGCGTTACGCTCACCCCGGTACTGAAGGCGCCAAAGTCTCGTTCAAAGCCAAGTACGGTAACTACATCGGCGGCGAGTTCGTCGCGCCTGTCAAAGGTCAGTACTTCACCAATACCTCGCCAGTGAATGGCCAGCCGATTGCCGAATTCCCCCGCTCCACTGCCGAAGACATCGACAAGGCACTGGACGCCGCCCACGCCGCTGCCGACGCGTGGGGCGCGACCTCCGTGCAGGCGCGCTCGCTGATCCTGCTGAAAATCGCCGATCGCATCGAACAGAACCTCGAACTGCTGGCGATCACCGAAACCTGGGACAACGGCAAAGCCATCCGCGAAACCCTTAACGCCGACATCCCCCTGGCCGCTGACCATTTCCGCTACTTCGCTGGCTGCCTGCGCGCCCAGGAAGGCAGCGCTGCCGAAATCGATGGCAACACCGTGGCGTATCACATTCATGAACCGCTGGGCGTGGTCGGTCAGATCATCCCGTGGAACTTCCCGATCCTGATGGCCGCGTGGAAACTCGCGCCAGCGCTGGCAGCGGGTAACTGCGTGGTGCTCAAGCCTGCCGAGCAAACCCCGCTGGGCATTACCGTGTTGCTGGAACTGATCGGCGACCTGCTGCCACCGGGCGTGCTGAACATTGTTCAGGGCTACGGCAAAGAAGCCGGCGAAGCGCTCGCGACCAGCAAACGCATCGCCAAGATCGCCTTCACGGGCTCGACCCCGGTCGGCTCGCACATCATGAAATGCGCCGCCGAAAACATCATTCCGTCGACCGTGGAACTGGGCGGCAAATCGCCGAACATCTTTTTCGAAGACATCATGCAGGCAGAACCGACCTTCATTGAGAAAGCCGCTGAAGGTCTGGTGCTGGCGTTCTTCAACCAGGGCGAAGTCTGCACCTGCCCTTCCCGCGCACTGGTACAGGAATCGATCTACGACGAGTTCATGGCCGTCGTTATGAAGAAAGTTCTGCAAATCAAACGCGGCGATCCGCTGGACACCGACACCATGGTCGGCGCGCAGGCGTCCGAGCAGCAATTCGACAAAATCCTTTCGTACCTGGAAATTGCCAAGGGCGAAGGCGCCGAACTGCTGACCGGTGGCAAGGTGGAAAAACTCGAGGGCAATCTGTCGACCGGTTATTACATCCAGCCGACCCTGCTCAAGGGCACCAACAAGATGCGCGTGTTCCAGGAAGAAATCTTCGGCCCGGTGGTGAGCATCACCACGTTCAAGGACGAAGCCGAAGCGCTGGCGATCGCCAACGACACCGAGTTCGGCCTCGGCGCCGGTCTGTGGACCCGCGACATCAACCGCGCCTACCGCATGGGTCGCGCGATCAAGGCTGGCCGCGTGTGGACCAACTGCTACCACCTGTATCCGGCGCATGCCGCGTTTGGCGGATACAAGAAGTCTGGTGTTGGGCGTGAGACGCACAAGATGATGCTCGATCACTATCAGCAGACGAAAAACCTGCTGGTGAGCTACGACATCAATCCGTTGGGCTTCTTCTAA